The genomic stretch TGGCGAGGAAGGTCCTCCCGAATACATCGTCCAGGCACTGGATCTGCTTAAAGTCGAGCGCATTGACCACGGCATTCGTTGCCTCGAGGATGAGGCCCTGGTTCAGCGATTGGTGGCCGAGCAGATGCCACTGACCGTGTGCCCGCTCTCAAATGTCCGGCTGCGCGCCGTTGACACCATGGCCGACCACCCGCTGAAAAGGATGCTGGACCGTGGCCTGGTGGTCTCGATTCATTCCGATGACCCGGCGTACTTTGGCGGTTATCTTGATGCCAACTTTGAGGCCGTGGATCAGGCACTCGGCCTGAGCACTGCCGAACGGGCCACCCTGGCACGAAACTCGATCACGTCGTCGTTCCTGGATGCGGAGGCCAAGGCACGCCTCGTGGATCAGGTGGAACAGTGGCTGTTGGAGGCAAACGACAGCGCGGCAACCGAACTTTAAAGGCACCAAGGAAGCAGCCGTTTTGGGGGTAACGGGTGCTTCCTTGGCAGTTTGTGGGTACTTACCCGCGGCTCCCTAGGGAACCAGGTAGTTACTGTCCTTGGCATCGGTGATGAGCATGTGCCCCGGAGCATGGCCAATGGCCAACACCGGTTTGGATTCCATGACCGCTGCCTGCGGGGTGACTCCACAGGCCCAGAAGACCGGGATATACCCGGACGGGATCTGGACCGGGTCTCCGAAGTCGGGCTTCGAGAGATCTGTGATGCCCAGTTCCTCGGGGTTGCCGATGTGCACCGGTGCCCCGTGGACGGCTGGGTAGCGCGAGGTGATGCGCACGGCGTCGGCCACCTGAGAGGCCGGGATGGGACGCATCGAAACGACCATGGGCCCGCTCATCGATCCGGCCGAAACCGAGCGGATGTTTGACTTGTACATGGGCACATTCACGCCCTGATCGATGTGGGCGACCGAAATTCCGCCCTCCATGAGTGCCGTTTCAAAGGTAAACGAGCAGCCGACGATGAACGTCACGAGGTCATCGCGCCAATACGCGGACAGGTCCGTGGGTTCGGCGATTTTCACGCCGTTCTCATAAACAATGTACGCCGGCACATCGGTGCGGATATCCCCGCCTTGCAGCAACTCACCGCTGACCTCGCCTGCGTCCAGCACTCCCAGAATCGGGCAGGACTTGGGGTTGCGCTGGGCGAAGAGCAATACATCAAAAGCCTGAGCCTTGGGCACGATGATCAGGTTCGCCTGAGCGTAACCGCGGGAGAATCCCGCCGTCGGGACCACCAGCCCGTCGCGGAAGAGCTGACGGGCTGACGCCGGTGAAAGCGCAGCACGGTCGTGCGGAAGCTGGTGGGTCTCGGGGCTCGTGGTCATAACGGTGCTTGTCCTTCGGCTAATGGGCGGTGTCGTGGTGCGATGGGGATCCGTGGATTAGACCCAGAGCTTGGACAGTCCGGCGAGTGAGTTCCAGCCCAGGAAGAGCGTCAGCAACCAGGTGAGCACTCCGACGATCAGGAGCCACTTGGGGTAGACATATCCCTGAAGCAGGTCACGACGGCGCCATGCTGCCCAGAGCAGGATCGCGAAGCCGAAGGGCAGGATCAATCCGTTGAAGGCGCCGGCGAAGATCAGCAGCGTCTGCGGGGCTTGACCCAAGAAGAGGTAGATGACCGCACAGACCGCGATGAAGGCCACGGTGATCAGGTTGCGGATGCGCTCGGGAGTGGTGGACTTGGTGATGAAGGAAACCGAGGTGTAGGCGGCGCCGATCACGGACGTCAGGGCCGCGGCCCAGAGGATCACGCCGAAGGAGCGAATGCCGATCTCGCCGGCTGCGTGGCCGAAGGCCTCGGCGGCCTTGTTGTCACTGGTGAGCACAACTCCGCCGGCAACCACGCCGAGGATGGCCAGGAAGAGCAGCACGCGCATCACGCCGGTGACGATGATGCTCAAGATCGAGGTCTTGGTGATGTCCTTGACGTTTTCAACGCCGGCAGCGCCGGAATCGAGCATGCGGTGGGCTCCGGCGTAGGTGATGTAGCCGCCCACGGTGCCGCCGATCAGGGTGGTGATGATCAGGAAGTCGATGTTCTCCGGCATGACCGAGTTCTTCAGGGCCTCGCCCACCGGCGGTGCGGCAACGATGGCCACGTAAAGCATCAGCAGAATCATGATGGCACCGAGCATGACCACGATCTTGTCCAGCGCCATGCCTGCGCGCTTGGACAGGAAGACGAGGATGGCGACCGCGGCGGAGATGATGCCGCCAACTTTGGGGTCGATGCCCATCATGGCGTTGGCTCCTAGGCCGGTGCCGGCGATGTTGCCGATGTTGAACACCATTCCACCGATGAAGACCAGGGCCGATAGGCCCCATCCGATACCGGGAAGAATTTTGTTGCCTAGCTCCTGGGCGCGCAGGCCCGAGACTCCGATGACTCTCCATACATTCAACTGGACGGCGATGTCCACCAGGATGGAAACGACGATCGCGAAGGCGAACGAGGCACCGATCCTGACCGTGAATTCGGTGGTCTGGGTGATGAAGCCCGGACCGATGGCACTGGTGGCCATGAGGAACATGGCACCGAGCATCGCGGTGCGTCTGGCTGAAGTGCTGAGCTTCGGTTTTACGCTTGGAATAGCCATGGGAATCCATCCATCAAGGGGTGCGGGTGACTGCTGTCACAGGGAGGAGCGATGTACGGTACATTACAGGTTGTTGAACAATCTTGACAAGATGTTGTTCAACAATTTTTCATCAGAACATCTAACAAACACCCTCGTTGACCTTATGAAATCCAGGTCGCCACAGGTCAGGAGCGCAATCGCGGTTTGAGCATTCGGGCGACCACAACAAAAGTTCCTCCGCGAACTAGATGCCGGCCGCCACGGTTCTGACATCCCCAACACGCAAAAAGGAGGCAACCGCTCCTAGGCGAGTGCCCCCTTCTCGCAGGGAATCAAGCGTTGTCTACTGGTGTTCGTAGGTCAGGCAATCTGCGTTGTCCGCCCCCGGTCCCACACGCACCGACTCGGCTCCGCACATCAGATGGTCGTTGTGCGAGCACTCCACGCGCTGACAGGCACCTACCGAGGCAAGGATCTT from Paeniglutamicibacter sp. Y32M11 encodes the following:
- a CDS encoding putative hydro-lyase, coding for MTTSPETHQLPHDRAALSPASARQLFRDGLVVPTAGFSRGYAQANLIIVPKAQAFDVLLFAQRNPKSCPILGVLDAGEVSGELLQGGDIRTDVPAYIVYENGVKIAEPTDLSAYWRDDLVTFIVGCSFTFETALMEGGISVAHIDQGVNVPMYKSNIRSVSAGSMSGPMVVSMRPIPASQVADAVRITSRYPAVHGAPVHIGNPEELGITDLSKPDFGDPVQIPSGYIPVFWACGVTPQAAVMESKPVLAIGHAPGHMLITDAKDSNYLVP
- a CDS encoding NRAMP family divalent metal transporter, with translation MAIPSVKPKLSTSARRTAMLGAMFLMATSAIGPGFITQTTEFTVRIGASFAFAIVVSILVDIAVQLNVWRVIGVSGLRAQELGNKILPGIGWGLSALVFIGGMVFNIGNIAGTGLGANAMMGIDPKVGGIISAAVAILVFLSKRAGMALDKIVVMLGAIMILLMLYVAIVAAPPVGEALKNSVMPENIDFLIITTLIGGTVGGYITYAGAHRMLDSGAAGVENVKDITKTSILSIIVTGVMRVLLFLAILGVVAGGVVLTSDNKAAEAFGHAAGEIGIRSFGVILWAAALTSVIGAAYTSVSFITKSTTPERIRNLITVAFIAVCAVIYLFLGQAPQTLLIFAGAFNGLILPFGFAILLWAAWRRRDLLQGYVYPKWLLIVGVLTWLLTLFLGWNSLAGLSKLWV